A genomic segment from Gemmatimonas aurantiaca encodes:
- a CDS encoding ABC transporter permease, which translates to MSALDVGTAFLESTVRTATPLALAALGECVSERAGVINIGLEGSIIAGALGGTVAAGIVGVGGGFVAGAVAGMAIAALFAWFTVGMRADQIITGTAITLFALGLTGTLYRSVFGAAGVALTTPTAGTFTIPGLASIPLIGPAFFSQPVVTYVAMTFAVVLAWWMRRTHAGLALRAIGEYPEAAVAAGIAPRRIQALAVLFAGAMAGLAGATLVLAQAGTFVEGMSAGRGFIAIAIVVLGRWQPLGVAGAALLFGAANSLQTLFQSMGWSGIPYQLFLALPYVLTLLVLAGASGRSAAPAALGKRI; encoded by the coding sequence GTGAGCGCCCTCGATGTCGGCACGGCGTTTCTCGAGTCGACGGTGCGCACCGCCACCCCACTCGCGCTGGCGGCGCTGGGCGAGTGTGTGAGCGAACGCGCCGGGGTGATCAACATCGGACTGGAAGGCTCGATCATTGCCGGCGCCCTCGGTGGAACGGTGGCCGCGGGGATCGTGGGTGTGGGCGGTGGATTCGTGGCCGGTGCTGTCGCGGGCATGGCCATTGCCGCCCTGTTCGCCTGGTTCACCGTGGGCATGCGGGCCGATCAGATCATCACCGGCACCGCGATCACGCTCTTCGCGCTCGGATTGACAGGCACCCTCTATCGTTCGGTGTTCGGCGCCGCCGGCGTGGCGCTCACGACGCCGACGGCCGGCACGTTCACGATTCCGGGACTCGCCTCGATTCCCCTCATCGGTCCGGCGTTCTTTTCGCAGCCGGTGGTGACATATGTCGCCATGACGTTCGCCGTCGTGCTGGCATGGTGGATGCGGCGTACCCATGCGGGACTCGCCCTGCGCGCGATCGGTGAATATCCCGAGGCCGCCGTGGCCGCGGGTATTGCGCCCCGTCGCATTCAGGCCCTCGCGGTGCTCTTTGCGGGCGCCATGGCGGGACTGGCCGGTGCCACACTCGTACTCGCGCAGGCGGGCACCTTCGTGGAAGGCATGTCGGCCGGACGCGGCTTCATCGCGATCGCCATCGTGGTGCTCGGACGCTGGCAGCCGCTGGGTGTGGCCGGCGCCGCACTGCTCTTCGGTGCGGCCAATTCCCTGCAGACGCTCTTTCAGTCGATGGGGTGGAGCGGCATACCGTATCAGCTCTTCCTGGCGTTGCCGTACGTGCTCACCCTGCTCGTGCTGGCCGGCGCGAGTGGACGGTCCGCCGCACCGGCGGCACTCGGCAAACGTATCTGA
- a CDS encoding ABC transporter permease, with product MNHPVEGSTTGSTTVAARVPGQASAGLRQAGLAAGQVVMLLAMGLFLLAALLVATGHPVIPALTALFRGAFGSWYAITSATLVRMIPLGFAGLAVALAFRAGVLNVGAEGQLLVGAAAATALALPLQNTSPLLAIPLMIVGGAAAGGVWAMIAGVLRLRFGVLEVISTIMLNFIALNLTGWLVRGPLQEPQRVNPQSASLPASLQLPVLLDGTRLHAGVMMLPVVAVALWWWLFHTASGFRVRAVGANVRAAESAGEIRVARTLLLVFLLSGLLAGLGGAVEYLGITYALYENFSPGYGYTAIAVALLARLHPVGVLATALLFGALEAGANAMQRDAGVPSVVVSVVEAVLILLVVAVDRWRARTSDSAGAMSGTTSGATPGAAA from the coding sequence ATGAATCATCCGGTCGAGGGTTCGACGACGGGGTCCACGACCGTTGCGGCGCGTGTTCCAGGCCAGGCATCCGCGGGCCTGCGGCAGGCCGGGTTGGCCGCCGGGCAGGTCGTGATGCTGCTGGCGATGGGGCTGTTCCTGCTCGCCGCGCTGCTCGTTGCCACGGGTCATCCGGTGATTCCCGCGCTGACGGCACTGTTTCGCGGCGCGTTCGGATCGTGGTACGCCATCACGTCGGCGACGCTCGTGCGCATGATTCCGCTGGGTTTTGCCGGACTGGCCGTGGCACTGGCCTTTCGTGCGGGCGTGCTCAATGTGGGAGCCGAGGGGCAGTTGCTGGTGGGCGCGGCGGCGGCGACAGCGCTGGCGTTACCGCTGCAGAACACCTCGCCGCTGCTGGCCATTCCGCTCATGATTGTGGGCGGTGCCGCGGCGGGCGGCGTGTGGGCGATGATTGCCGGTGTGCTGCGACTGCGATTCGGCGTGCTCGAGGTGATCAGCACGATCATGCTCAATTTCATCGCGCTCAATCTCACGGGATGGCTGGTGCGCGGCCCGCTGCAGGAACCGCAGCGCGTGAATCCGCAGTCGGCCTCGCTGCCGGCCTCGCTGCAGCTTCCGGTGCTGCTCGATGGAACGCGCTTGCACGCCGGTGTGATGATGCTGCCGGTGGTGGCCGTGGCTCTCTGGTGGTGGCTGTTTCACACCGCGAGTGGATTCCGGGTGCGTGCGGTGGGGGCCAACGTGCGGGCCGCGGAATCGGCGGGAGAGATTCGTGTGGCGCGCACCTTGCTGCTGGTGTTCCTGCTGAGTGGACTGCTGGCCGGACTGGGTGGCGCCGTGGAGTATCTGGGCATCACGTACGCGTTGTACGAAAACTTTTCGCCCGGATACGGCTACACGGCCATCGCCGTGGCGTTGCTCGCGCGGCTGCATCCGGTGGGTGTGCTGGCCACCGCGTTGCTCTTTGGTGCGCTCGAAGCGGGCGCCAACGCCATGCAGCGCGATGCGGGGGTGCCCAGTGTGGTGGTGTCGGTGGTGGAAGCGGTGCTGATCCTGCTGGTGGTGGCCGTGGACCGCTGGCGTGCACGCACATCGGACAGCGCGGGCGCGATGTCAGGAACCACTTCGGGAGCCACTCCAGGAGCGGCAGCGTGA